Proteins encoded by one window of Acidipropionibacterium virtanenii:
- the atpE gene encoding ATP synthase F0 subunit C: MVPMLIGGSLNVLGYGLATLGPALGVAWIFASVINGTARQPEAKPAMMSTAFIGFAVVEALALFGFVLAFVAQ; encoded by the coding sequence ATGGTTCCCATGCTCATCGGCGGTTCGCTCAACGTGCTCGGCTACGGCCTGGCCACCCTCGGCCCGGCCCTCGGCGTGGCGTGGATCTTCGCGTCCGTCATCAACGGCACGGCCCGCCAGCCCGAGGCCAAGCCGGCGATGATGAGCACCGCGTTCATCGGCTTCGCCGTGGTCGAGGCCCTCGCGCTGTTCGGCTTCGTGCTGGCCTTCGTCGCACAGTGA
- the atpD gene encoding F0F1 ATP synthase subunit beta, whose translation MTATATSTEAQPRSGGIGRVVRVIGPVVDVEFPAGQLPEILNALHVETEVMDKKQTITLEVELHIGDNIVRAISLKPTDGMKRGAEVVDTGSPITVPVGDITKGHVWNVTGDVLNADPDSITVEERWPIHRDAPAFDDLEPETEMLETGIKVLDLLTPYVKGGKIGLFGGAGVGKTVLIQEMIYRIAHNFGGTSVFAGVGERTREGNDLINEMGEAGVLKDTALVFGQMDEPPGTRLRIALTGLTMAEYFRDVQNQDVLLFIDNIFRFTQAGSEVSTLLGRMPSAVGYQPNLADEMGQLQERITSTRGHSITSMQAIYVPADDYTDPAPATTFAHLDATTELSRDIASRGLYPAVDPLTSTSRILDPQYVGQAHYDTATQVKQILQRNKELQDIIAILGVEELSEEDKIIVGRARRLQQFLSQNTYTGAKFTGVPGSTVPIAETIESFQMICRGDVDDIPEQAFFNVGSIEDVQKRWDQMQKKDA comes from the coding sequence ATGACTGCCACTGCAACCAGTACCGAGGCCCAGCCCCGCTCAGGCGGGATCGGCCGGGTTGTCCGGGTCATCGGCCCTGTCGTCGACGTCGAGTTCCCGGCCGGCCAGCTGCCCGAGATCCTCAACGCGCTCCATGTCGAGACCGAGGTGATGGACAAGAAGCAGACCATCACCCTCGAGGTGGAGCTGCACATCGGCGACAACATCGTCCGCGCCATCTCGCTGAAGCCCACCGACGGCATGAAGCGAGGCGCCGAGGTCGTCGACACCGGCTCGCCGATCACCGTGCCGGTCGGCGACATCACCAAGGGTCACGTGTGGAATGTCACCGGTGACGTCCTCAACGCCGATCCCGACAGCATCACGGTGGAGGAGCGCTGGCCCATCCACCGCGACGCCCCGGCCTTCGACGACCTGGAGCCCGAGACCGAGATGCTGGAGACCGGCATCAAGGTCCTCGATCTGCTCACCCCCTACGTCAAGGGCGGCAAGATCGGCCTGTTCGGCGGCGCCGGCGTCGGAAAGACCGTGCTCATCCAGGAGATGATCTACCGCATCGCCCACAACTTCGGCGGCACCTCGGTGTTCGCAGGCGTGGGGGAGCGGACCCGTGAGGGCAACGACCTCATCAACGAGATGGGCGAGGCCGGAGTCCTCAAGGACACCGCGCTGGTGTTCGGCCAGATGGACGAGCCGCCGGGCACCCGGCTGAGGATCGCGCTGACCGGACTGACGATGGCGGAGTACTTCCGTGACGTCCAGAACCAGGACGTGCTGCTGTTCATCGACAACATCTTCCGGTTCACGCAGGCCGGCTCGGAGGTCTCCACGCTGCTGGGCCGGATGCCCTCGGCGGTGGGCTACCAGCCGAACCTGGCCGACGAGATGGGCCAGCTGCAGGAGCGGATCACCTCCACCAGGGGTCATTCGATCACCTCGATGCAGGCCATCTACGTGCCCGCCGATGACTACACCGATCCCGCCCCGGCCACGACCTTCGCCCACCTGGACGCCACCACGGAACTCTCCCGCGACATCGCCTCCCGCGGTCTCTACCCGGCGGTGGATCCGCTCACCTCGACCTCGCGGATCCTGGATCCGCAGTACGTCGGTCAGGCGCACTACGACACCGCCACCCAGGTCAAGCAGATCCTCCAGCGCAACAAGGAGCTGCAGGACATCATTGCCATCCTGGGTGTCGAGGAGCTCTCCGAGGAGGACAAGATCATCGTCGGGCGTGCCCGTCGCCTCCAGCAGTTCCTCTCCCAGAACACCTACACCGGCGCGAAGTTCACCGGCGTTCCCGGCTCCACGGTGCCGATCGCCGAGACCATCGAGTCCTTCCAGATGATCTGCCGGGGCGACGTCGACGACATCCCCGAGCAGGCCTTCTTCAATGTGGGCAGCATCGAGGACGTCCAGAAGCGCTGGGACCAGATGCAGAAGAAGGACGCCTGA
- a CDS encoding DUF2550 domain-containing protein, whose product MGPIEFAGQVPLLSTLEVELVLAAAVVVVVALAMLWLVVRHQLLLRRRGVFVCAFRTLGGARAGRWMLGVAQYASGTFRWYRPIKPLMSPSIILRRGGMEMIEHHRPTGSDGVPFIASQVVVTLRTPLPGRISRCQLAVDPGVLTGLMSWLEAGPPGGLDYVSAAHH is encoded by the coding sequence ATGGGTCCGATCGAGTTCGCAGGGCAGGTGCCCCTTCTCTCGACCCTCGAGGTGGAACTTGTCCTCGCCGCGGCCGTCGTGGTCGTCGTCGCGCTCGCAATGCTCTGGCTGGTGGTCCGCCACCAGCTGCTTCTGAGACGCCGTGGGGTCTTCGTCTGCGCCTTCCGGACTCTCGGCGGCGCCAGGGCCGGGCGCTGGATGCTGGGGGTGGCCCAGTACGCCTCCGGAACCTTCCGCTGGTACCGGCCGATCAAACCTCTGATGTCCCCGAGCATCATCCTTCGCCGTGGCGGGATGGAGATGATCGAGCACCACCGGCCCACCGGATCCGACGGAGTCCCGTTCATCGCCAGCCAGGTCGTGGTCACCCTGAGAACCCCGCTTCCCGGCCGGATCTCACGATGTCAGCTGGCAGTGGATCCCGGAGTTCTCACAGGCCTCATGAGCTGGTTGGAGGCCGGCCCGCCGGGCGGCCTCGATTACGTCTCGGCCGCCCACCACTGA
- a CDS encoding F0F1 ATP synthase subunit delta, protein MSSSTGGSGALSARLAALDSELDSVPSSQQLSDDLFGVVDLLDGNSGLRRAISDPAVNPAARTRLTHRLLEDRIGPEALRLVDRALEIGWAGPAQMTRGLEQAGVRSELRTAQGAGAGVDVEDELFRFGQTVRADPALSLALSDADQSVTARRGLVSGLLEGRCRPESVVLAARAVRATKASYTDVLDGYVRLSARMRDEQVAVVTTARGLSAEQRTEILRQLDRITGRRVDLKEAVDPTVLGGARISFGDEVIDGTVARRLDQARRTLG, encoded by the coding sequence ATGAGTTCCTCCACCGGCGGGTCGGGTGCCCTGAGCGCACGGTTGGCGGCCCTCGATTCCGAGCTCGACTCGGTCCCGTCCTCCCAGCAGCTCAGCGACGATCTCTTCGGGGTCGTCGACCTGCTCGACGGCAATTCGGGGCTGCGTCGCGCGATCAGCGATCCCGCGGTGAATCCTGCGGCCCGCACGCGGCTGACCCATCGGCTCCTCGAGGACCGGATCGGTCCGGAAGCGCTGCGCCTGGTGGATCGCGCACTCGAGATCGGGTGGGCCGGTCCGGCGCAGATGACCCGCGGCCTGGAGCAGGCCGGGGTGCGATCGGAGCTGCGGACCGCGCAGGGCGCCGGGGCCGGGGTCGACGTCGAGGACGAGCTCTTCCGGTTCGGGCAGACGGTTCGGGCCGATCCCGCGCTGTCACTGGCGCTGAGCGACGCCGACCAGTCGGTGACAGCCCGAAGAGGCCTGGTCTCGGGTCTGCTCGAGGGCCGGTGCCGGCCCGAGTCGGTGGTTCTGGCGGCGCGTGCCGTTCGGGCCACCAAGGCGAGCTACACCGACGTCCTCGACGGTTACGTGCGACTGTCGGCGAGGATGCGCGACGAGCAGGTCGCGGTGGTGACCACCGCCCGGGGGCTGTCTGCCGAGCAGCGTACTGAGATCCTGCGACAGCTGGATCGGATCACCGGTCGCCGGGTCGATCTGAAAGAGGCTGTCGATCCGACGGTGCTCGGCGGCGCCCGGATCAGCTTCGGCGACGAGGTCATCGACGGGACGGTCGCGCGCCGTCTCGACCAGGCCCGACGGACCTTGGGCTGA
- the atpA gene encoding F0F1 ATP synthase subunit alpha: protein MAELTIRPEEIRDALDNFVQNYSPEAATREEIGTVITSGDGIARVAGLPSAMANELLQFEDGRMGIAQNLEEREIGVVVLGDSEGIDEGSTVRGTGEVLSVPVGEGYLGRVVDAMGRPIDGLGEIKNIEGRRALELQAAGVMDRQEVREPLQTGLKAIDSMIPIGRGQRQLIIGDRKTGKTAIAIDTIINQKDNWESGDPSKQVRCIYVAIGQKGSTVAEVKGSLEKAGAMDYTTIVHSPASDPAGFKYIAPYAGSAIGQHWMYQGKHVLIVFDDLTKQAEAYRAMSLLLRRPPGREAYPGDVFYLHSRLLERCAKLSDELGGGSMTGLPIIETKANDVSAFIPTNVISITDGQIFLQSDLFNANQRPAVDVGISVSRVGGAAQVKAMKQVSGTLKIDLAQYRDMQAFAMFASDLDETSRSQLERGARLMELLKQGQYSPYPVENQVISVWAGTTGKLDDVPVADVPRFEADMLEHLGTHTDVLEGIRETGKFPDDAQEAAANAIEEVKESFRTTDGRFLAGHEEFQPMDREEIDQAKIVRAKRG from the coding sequence ATGGCGGAACTGACGATTCGTCCGGAGGAGATCCGCGACGCACTGGACAATTTCGTCCAGAACTACAGCCCGGAGGCGGCGACCCGGGAGGAGATCGGGACCGTCATCACCTCCGGTGACGGCATCGCCCGGGTGGCCGGGCTGCCGTCCGCGATGGCCAACGAGCTGCTCCAGTTCGAGGACGGCCGGATGGGCATCGCCCAGAACCTCGAGGAGAGGGAGATCGGCGTCGTCGTCCTCGGTGATTCCGAGGGGATCGACGAGGGGTCGACCGTCCGGGGCACCGGCGAGGTGCTGTCGGTGCCGGTGGGCGAGGGTTACCTCGGCCGGGTGGTCGACGCCATGGGCCGGCCGATAGACGGGCTCGGCGAGATCAAGAACATCGAGGGGCGACGCGCACTCGAGCTTCAGGCCGCCGGCGTGATGGATCGCCAGGAGGTGCGCGAGCCCCTCCAGACCGGGCTGAAGGCCATCGACTCGATGATCCCGATCGGCCGCGGTCAGCGCCAGCTGATCATCGGCGACCGCAAGACCGGCAAGACCGCCATCGCGATCGACACCATCATCAACCAGAAGGACAACTGGGAGTCCGGAGATCCCTCCAAGCAGGTGCGCTGCATCTACGTGGCGATCGGCCAGAAGGGCTCCACGGTTGCCGAGGTCAAGGGCTCCCTGGAGAAGGCCGGGGCGATGGACTACACCACCATCGTCCATTCGCCCGCCTCCGATCCGGCCGGGTTCAAGTACATCGCCCCCTACGCGGGCTCGGCGATCGGCCAGCACTGGATGTATCAGGGCAAGCACGTCCTGATCGTCTTCGACGACCTCACCAAGCAGGCCGAGGCCTACCGTGCGATGTCGCTTCTGCTGCGTCGCCCGCCGGGCCGCGAGGCCTATCCCGGTGACGTGTTCTACCTCCACTCCCGTCTGCTGGAGCGCTGCGCCAAGCTCTCCGACGAGCTGGGCGGCGGCTCGATGACCGGCCTGCCGATCATCGAGACCAAGGCCAACGACGTCTCGGCCTTCATCCCCACCAACGTCATCTCGATCACCGACGGGCAGATCTTCCTGCAGTCGGATCTCTTCAACGCCAACCAGCGTCCCGCTGTCGACGTCGGCATCTCGGTGTCGCGAGTCGGCGGTGCGGCCCAGGTCAAGGCCATGAAGCAGGTCTCCGGCACCCTCAAGATCGACCTGGCCCAGTACCGCGACATGCAGGCCTTCGCGATGTTCGCCTCCGATCTGGACGAGACCTCCCGGTCCCAGCTGGAGCGCGGCGCCCGCCTCATGGAGCTGCTCAAGCAGGGCCAGTACTCGCCCTACCCGGTTGAGAATCAGGTGATCAGCGTGTGGGCCGGGACCACCGGAAAGCTCGACGACGTGCCGGTCGCCGACGTGCCCCGATTCGAGGCGGACATGCTGGAGCACCTCGGTACCCATACCGATGTGCTCGAGGGCATCCGCGAGACCGGGAAATTCCCCGACGACGCCCAGGAGGCTGCGGCCAACGCGATCGAGGAGGTCAAGGAGTCCTTCAGGACCACCGACGGCAGATTCCTCGCCGGGCACGAGGAGTTCCAGCCGATGGACCGCGAGGAGATCGATCAGGCGAAGATCGTCCGGGCGAAGCGGGGCTGA
- the atpB gene encoding F0F1 ATP synthase subunit A yields MSHGLFVPLEYHPPGLDDFKFPGTFGVDWMDKSFWQAVIAAVVVMALWLWLSHSMKVVPGKRQVLAEYCYDFIRNTLVRDTIGHDFRKWLPYLVALFSFVLINNWFGELFFFMFPTFSRVGYVYGLALVSWVVYIGAGIRAQGPLKYFRSSVLPKGVPVGLWILIIPLEFLSNFITRPLTLSLRLFANMFAGHLIIMIFVVGGGFLLTYSGNPLFNVTGGLSIVFSFALFALELFVGFLQAYVFTVLSAQYVASSLDADH; encoded by the coding sequence GTGAGCCACGGGCTGTTCGTGCCACTGGAGTACCATCCCCCGGGTCTTGACGACTTCAAGTTCCCCGGCACATTCGGCGTCGACTGGATGGACAAGAGTTTCTGGCAGGCCGTCATCGCCGCTGTCGTGGTGATGGCGCTCTGGCTGTGGCTCAGTCATTCGATGAAGGTGGTGCCCGGAAAGCGGCAGGTGCTCGCCGAGTACTGCTACGACTTCATCCGCAACACCCTGGTGCGCGACACCATCGGCCATGATTTCCGCAAGTGGCTGCCGTACCTGGTCGCGCTGTTCAGCTTCGTGCTCATCAATAACTGGTTCGGCGAACTCTTCTTCTTCATGTTCCCGACGTTCTCGCGGGTCGGTTACGTCTACGGCCTGGCGCTCGTCTCCTGGGTGGTCTACATCGGTGCCGGCATCCGGGCCCAGGGGCCACTGAAGTACTTCAGAAGCTCGGTGCTCCCCAAGGGCGTGCCCGTCGGGCTGTGGATCCTCATCATTCCGCTGGAATTCCTGTCGAACTTCATCACCCGGCCGTTGACCCTGTCCCTGCGACTGTTCGCCAATATGTTCGCCGGCCACCTCATCATCATGATCTTCGTGGTCGGTGGAGGATTCCTGCTCACCTATTCCGGAAATCCTCTGTTCAACGTCACGGGCGGTCTGTCGATCGTGTTCAGTTTCGCGCTCTTCGCCCTCGAGCTGTTCGTCGGTTTCCTGCAGGCATACGTCTTCACCGTCCTCTCCGCCCAGTACGTGGCCTCGTCGCTCGACGCCGACCACTGA
- a CDS encoding peptidylprolyl isomerase: MARVHAPVVVTVAALLAVAGCAREPGTAATQVSPARTTSCSYPAEGTPARAADPPQAADISAAGTATVTMSLDSSTIVLRLDRSGAPCAVNSFIHLAEQGYFNGTRCHRLSVTTAFYLECGDPTGTGTGGPGYRFAAELDGDATYPAGTVAMATSQGRNGSQFFIVTEDSDMPPRYTVIGTVDQAGLTAVRTVADKGAGADGRPRDRAELGSATMG, encoded by the coding sequence ATGGCGAGAGTTCACGCTCCGGTGGTCGTGACGGTCGCCGCCCTGCTGGCGGTCGCCGGTTGCGCCCGGGAACCCGGGACCGCTGCGACGCAGGTCAGTCCGGCGCGGACCACCAGCTGCTCCTATCCGGCCGAGGGCACCCCCGCCAGGGCCGCCGACCCGCCCCAGGCGGCCGACATCTCGGCGGCCGGGACCGCCACCGTCACCATGAGCCTGGACTCGTCCACCATCGTGCTGCGCCTCGACCGGTCCGGCGCCCCGTGCGCGGTCAACAGCTTCATCCATCTGGCCGAGCAGGGGTACTTCAACGGCACACGCTGCCACCGGCTCTCTGTGACGACCGCTTTCTACCTGGAGTGCGGGGATCCCACCGGCACCGGGACCGGGGGGCCCGGCTACCGGTTCGCCGCCGAGCTCGACGGCGATGCGACGTACCCGGCGGGCACCGTGGCGATGGCCACCTCCCAGGGGCGCAACGGCTCGCAGTTCTTCATCGTCACCGAGGACTCGGACATGCCCCCGAGATACACCGTCATCGGGACCGTCGACCAGGCCGGCCTGACCGCCGTCCGCACGGTCGCGGACAAAGGGGCCGGCGCCGACGGGAGGCCGCGGGACCGGGCCGAACTCGGCTCGGCGACGATGGGCTGA
- the nucS gene encoding endonuclease NucS → MLILEEGPRPVESASVRLVIAQCQVDYTGRLSAHLPWAKRLIVVKADGSVSVHADDRAYKPLNWMSPPCSLTIREPDADEACAVPALGARVQQVWEVDAVTGDHLQILLGDVDLDVTEDLGVDPGLQKDGVEAHLQELLAENPEAFGDGWSVVQREYMTPIGPVDILCRDAEGTYVAVEVKRRGEIDGVEQLTRYLDLMNRDHLLGGHVQGVFAAQQIKPQARTLAEDRGIDCLTVDYDALRGMDHPEERLF, encoded by the coding sequence ATGCTCATCTTAGAGGAAGGTCCGCGTCCGGTAGAGTCTGCGTCCGTGCGACTCGTCATTGCCCAGTGCCAGGTTGACTACACCGGACGCCTGAGCGCCCACCTCCCGTGGGCCAAGCGCCTGATCGTCGTCAAGGCCGACGGATCGGTGAGCGTCCACGCCGACGACCGGGCCTACAAGCCGCTGAACTGGATGAGCCCGCCCTGCTCGCTGACCATTCGCGAGCCGGACGCCGATGAGGCCTGTGCGGTGCCTGCCCTCGGCGCCCGGGTCCAGCAGGTGTGGGAGGTGGACGCGGTCACCGGGGACCACCTGCAGATTCTGCTGGGAGACGTCGACCTGGACGTCACCGAGGACCTGGGAGTCGATCCAGGACTGCAGAAGGACGGCGTCGAGGCCCATCTCCAGGAGCTGCTGGCCGAGAATCCCGAGGCTTTCGGCGACGGATGGTCGGTGGTCCAGCGGGAGTACATGACGCCGATCGGTCCGGTCGACATCCTCTGTCGCGACGCCGAAGGCACCTACGTCGCTGTCGAGGTCAAGCGCAGGGGAGAGATCGACGGGGTCGAGCAGCTCACCCGGTACCTGGATCTCATGAACCGCGACCATCTGCTGGGCGGCCACGTCCAGGGGGTGTTCGCCGCCCAGCAGATCAAGCCCCAGGCACGTACCCTGGCCGAAGATCGCGGCATCGACTGCCTCACCGTCGACTACGACGCGCTGAGGGGCATGGATCACCCCGAGGAGAGGCTGTTCTAG
- a CDS encoding cob(I)yrinic acid a,c-diamide adenosyltransferase translates to MVTLSRIYTRTGDHGTTRLVDNSVAAKSDVRVEAYGLTDAANAAIGLALALDHGEYLAPAVREALAVVQNELFDVGADLANPLVSNPKWEPLRTVQSSIDRLEHWCDEFGDPLPTLRSFILPGGNPVGAQLHVCRTAVRTAERAAWRAVEAYGTEISDDPDTTPGGVNELAITYLNRLSDLLFILSRAANRAEGDTSDEVLWVPGGERNAEHQRPHTKS, encoded by the coding sequence ATGGTCACTCTCTCACGCATCTACACCCGTACCGGGGACCACGGCACCACCCGGCTGGTCGACAACTCGGTCGCCGCGAAATCGGACGTTCGCGTCGAGGCCTACGGGCTCACCGACGCCGCCAATGCCGCGATCGGCCTGGCGCTCGCCCTGGACCACGGCGAGTACCTCGCCCCGGCGGTCCGCGAGGCCCTTGCCGTCGTCCAGAACGAGCTCTTCGACGTCGGCGCCGACCTGGCCAATCCGCTGGTCTCGAACCCGAAGTGGGAGCCGTTGCGCACCGTGCAGTCCAGCATCGACCGCCTCGAGCACTGGTGCGACGAGTTCGGCGACCCGCTGCCGACGTTGCGCTCCTTCATCCTGCCGGGAGGCAATCCGGTGGGTGCCCAGCTCCATGTCTGCCGCACCGCGGTGCGCACCGCCGAGCGTGCGGCGTGGCGGGCCGTGGAGGCCTACGGGACCGAGATCTCCGATGATCCCGATACGACTCCTGGCGGGGTCAACGAACTGGCCATCACCTATCTCAACCGTCTCTCGGACCTGCTGTTCATCCTGTCGCGCGCCGCCAACCGGGCCGAGGGCGATACCAGCGACGAGGTGCTGTGGGTGCCGGGCGGGGAGCGCAATGCCGAGCACCAGAGGCCTCACACGAAGTCCTGA
- a CDS encoding F0F1 ATP synthase subunit epsilon, protein MARDPLHVDVVAADRQVWEGDAVNIIIRTTEGDIGILPGHEAIFASLVPCAASIITVDGRQEVIAVDGGFVSVDNTGRVSILAQYATRAEEISQDGAQHDVDTISRQLDRNDYSEDDVHRLHLAQAQLMAARRLEEHR, encoded by the coding sequence ATGGCTCGCGACCCGCTTCACGTCGACGTCGTGGCGGCGGACCGCCAGGTCTGGGAGGGCGACGCGGTCAACATCATCATCCGCACCACCGAGGGCGACATCGGAATCCTGCCCGGCCACGAGGCGATCTTCGCGAGCCTCGTTCCCTGCGCGGCCTCCATCATCACCGTCGACGGCCGTCAGGAGGTGATCGCGGTCGACGGCGGCTTCGTCTCGGTCGACAACACCGGGCGGGTCTCCATCCTGGCCCAGTACGCCACACGTGCCGAGGAGATCTCCCAGGACGGTGCCCAGCACGACGTCGACACGATCTCCCGTCAGCTGGACCGCAATGACTACAGCGAGGACGACGTCCACCGTCTCCATCTGGCCCAGGCTCAGCTGATGGCCGCCAGGAGGCTCGAGGAGCACAGGTAG
- a CDS encoding alpha/beta fold hydrolase has protein sequence MSDLSPVELYSTTIGSGPQAVVWCHGVFGQGKNFTRVAKDLVAGDPDRWRCILLDLPDHGRSPWTDEISYPRMAASVAAMIERLSPDRPVHLLGHSMGGKVAMRTALDRPELLSSLVVVDMAPVVSPLNLRFDPLTRAMRSLDLSRLRTRAEAEAQLSVGVPDRAVRQFLLQNLRHDVHAAPGHQWHWQMNLELLDAQISRIADWPDTGRRSWGGPTLWISGEDSDYVHDSYQPAMSALFPLVRRVRVKHSGHWVHSDQPETFVRVLRSFLQQI, from the coding sequence ATGAGTGATCTCTCCCCCGTCGAGCTGTACTCGACGACCATCGGTTCGGGGCCGCAGGCCGTGGTGTGGTGCCACGGCGTCTTCGGGCAGGGGAAGAATTTCACCCGCGTCGCCAAGGATCTGGTCGCCGGCGACCCCGACCGCTGGCGATGCATCCTCCTCGACCTCCCGGACCACGGCCGTTCGCCGTGGACCGATGAGATCTCCTATCCCCGGATGGCGGCCAGTGTGGCCGCCATGATCGAGCGGCTCTCCCCCGACCGCCCGGTGCATCTGCTCGGCCACTCGATGGGCGGCAAGGTCGCGATGCGCACAGCGCTCGACCGCCCCGAACTCCTGTCGAGCCTGGTCGTGGTCGACATGGCCCCGGTGGTGTCTCCTCTGAACCTGCGGTTCGACCCCCTCACCCGCGCGATGCGCTCCTTGGACCTGTCACGACTGCGGACCCGCGCCGAGGCGGAGGCGCAGCTGTCGGTGGGCGTCCCCGATCGCGCCGTCCGCCAGTTCCTGCTGCAGAACCTGCGTCACGACGTCCACGCCGCGCCCGGGCATCAGTGGCACTGGCAGATGAACCTGGAACTGCTGGACGCCCAGATCTCGCGGATCGCCGACTGGCCCGATACCGGGAGACGCAGCTGGGGCGGTCCGACGCTGTGGATCAGCGGGGAGGACTCCGACTACGTCCACGACTCCTACCAGCCGGCGATGAGCGCCCTCTTCCCGCTGGTCAGGAGGGTACGGGTGAAGCACTCGGGGCACTGGGTGCACTCCGACCAGCCGGAGACCTTCGTCCGGGTGCTGCGGAGCTTCCTGCAGCAGATCTGA
- a CDS encoding F0F1 ATP synthase subunit B: protein MALLELNLGPLAPEHPVEIVVGIVLVLLLTWGCAKFIVPRFEDMYHERSEAVQGGIERAEKAQAEARAALEQYRAQLAGAREEAAKIREDAKSQGAQILTDMREQAAAEADRISARARLQISAEREQAVTELRTQIGGLATDLAGRIVGESLDDDARVSATVDRFIADLAKEPSVAERAATPRAVDPR from the coding sequence ATCGCACTCCTCGAACTGAATCTGGGGCCGCTGGCACCCGAGCATCCCGTCGAGATCGTCGTCGGCATCGTCCTGGTGCTGCTGCTGACCTGGGGCTGCGCGAAGTTCATCGTGCCCCGCTTCGAGGACATGTACCACGAACGCTCCGAGGCCGTTCAGGGCGGCATCGAGCGCGCCGAGAAGGCCCAGGCCGAGGCCAGGGCCGCGCTGGAGCAGTACCGTGCCCAGCTCGCCGGTGCCCGTGAGGAGGCTGCGAAGATCCGGGAGGACGCCAAGTCCCAGGGTGCGCAGATCCTCACGGACATGAGGGAGCAGGCCGCGGCCGAGGCGGATCGCATCTCCGCCAGGGCCCGACTGCAGATCAGTGCGGAGCGGGAGCAGGCCGTCACCGAGCTGCGCACCCAGATCGGCGGCCTGGCCACCGACCTGGCGGGACGCATCGTGGGTGAGTCCCTCGATGACGATGCCCGGGTCAGTGCCACCGTCGACCGTTTCATCGCCGATCTGGCGAAGGAGCCCTCGGTGGCCGAGCGGGCCGCGACGCCGCGGGCGGTGGATCCGCGATGA
- a CDS encoding F0F1 ATP synthase subunit gamma, which translates to MASNLRELRERRNSVATTQKITRAMELIASSRVPKAQRKVRSASPYAEELSRAVSAVATHTHEHHPLTTPVTDPVRSGVLVISSDRGLAGAYSSNAIKAAEELTATLSAEQEVSTYLCGRKAIGYYEFRGRPIAETWSGFSDAPSYENARAIADRLIKDFLTPSDEGGLDEIHIVYTQFRSMLVQTPRVVRLLPLEVVDAPEDTDENGQEIFHEYRFEPDPESVLNNLLPLYVANRIQYVLLQSAASELASRQRAMKSATDNAEQLIGTLSRQANQARQAAITQEITEIVGGSAALSDSTSEE; encoded by the coding sequence ATGGCCTCGAATCTGCGCGAGCTGCGAGAAAGGCGCAATTCCGTCGCCACGACGCAGAAGATCACCCGGGCGATGGAGCTGATCGCCTCCTCGCGGGTCCCCAAGGCCCAGCGCAAGGTGCGCTCGGCCTCGCCCTACGCCGAGGAGTTGAGTCGCGCCGTCTCGGCGGTGGCCACCCACACCCATGAGCACCATCCGCTCACCACCCCGGTGACCGATCCGGTGCGCTCCGGAGTGCTGGTGATCAGCTCGGACCGCGGACTGGCCGGGGCCTACTCCTCCAACGCCATCAAGGCCGCCGAGGAGCTCACCGCCACCCTGTCGGCCGAGCAGGAGGTGAGCACCTACCTGTGCGGCCGCAAGGCGATCGGCTACTACGAGTTCCGCGGTCGCCCGATCGCCGAGACCTGGAGTGGATTCTCCGACGCGCCGAGCTACGAGAACGCCCGGGCGATCGCCGACCGGCTCATCAAGGACTTCCTCACCCCGAGTGATGAGGGGGGCCTCGACGAGATCCATATCGTCTACACCCAGTTCCGCTCGATGCTCGTCCAGACGCCGAGGGTGGTGAGGCTGCTTCCGCTGGAGGTGGTCGATGCGCCCGAGGACACCGACGAGAACGGCCAGGAGATCTTCCACGAGTACCGCTTCGAGCCGGACCCGGAGTCGGTGCTGAACAATCTCCTGCCGCTCTACGTGGCCAACCGCATCCAGTACGTGCTCCTGCAGTCGGCGGCCTCCGAGCTGGCCAGCCGTCAGCGCGCCATGAAGTCGGCCACCGACAACGCCGAACAGTTGATCGGGACCCTGTCGCGTCAGGCCAATCAGGCCCGCCAGGCCGCGATCACGCAGGAAATCACCGAGATCGTGGGCGGTTCGGCCGCCCTGTCCGATTCCACCTCCGAGGAGTGA